CACTACCCGGGCACCAAAAACGTGTTTAGCCAGTTGCACGGCTAAGTTTCCTAACCCACCGGCTCCGACGATCTCAACCCAGTCACCTGGTTTGGTGTCCCCTTCCTTCAAGGCCTTGTAAGTTGTTACTCCGGCACAAGTTAAGGAAGTAGCTTGGATGGGGTCCAATCCGTCAGGAACTTTGACAGCGTACTTGGCATCTACGATACATTCTTCCGCCATCGCACCGTCCACGCTAAATCCAGCGTTTTTAACGTTTCGACAGAGAGTTTCGTTTCCAGTGACACAGTAACGACAGGTTCCATCAGCAGAGTAGAACCAAGCGATTGACACTCGATCTCCCACTTTCAGGTTATCCACGTCTTTTCCGACCTGGATGACCTTTCCGACTCCTTCGTGACCAATAATTCGACCTGGAACTTCACCGAAGTCCCCGGCAGCAACGTGTAAATCAGTGTGACATAAACCACAGTATTCAATCTTAACTAATGCTTCATGATCTTCGATGGGACGTAATTGAACGTCTTTGACATCCACGTACCCATCTGAGTTCGGACGCACAACAGCTGCTTTCATGATTGTTTCCCCTTTCCAAACCTTTACTTTACGAATTCATTATATTGTTAAACTATTCACATGTCAACTAAAAAACATCTTTTTAGCTTTTAAAAAAACTAAAAAATTAGATATAATTGCGCAGCAACGGCTTTATCATACCAAATCGCGTAAAATATAATTTTGTGTGATAGTGAACAATATAGACAAAAAAAGAGTAGGACCGCTACTTGCGAGTCCTACTCTACCTGTAATTATAATCGGGATAACAGGAATTGAACCTGCGACCTCATACTCCCGAAGCATGCGCTCTACCAAACTGAGCTATATCCCGTTAGTATCATTACCTAATTATGATACCACAAATTCAGTTAATGGTTAAACCGCAAACTGTTTCTCGTTCTTTTCACTGAAACGGATTGTAAAAACGACCATGATTAACTTGAAACAATAAAATGGTAATCATCAGCAATAGGATTGCTAATCCCAATACCAGTGCATCCGTCCCCCGAAAGGGTTGCGCAGTGTACCACGTCCGTTTTTTCTTGCTGCCAAAACGGCGCAGTTGCATGGCTGTACTAATTCGGTCGATATTTTCAAAACTGGATAAAATCAACGGAATAATGATATTGATGATCCCGTGCAAGCGCGTGGTCAGTTTTCCCTTAGAAGAAAGTTCGCTCCCACGCGCTTGTTGGGCATCCTTGATGTCTCCAAATTCACGTTGCACATCTGGAATGTAACGCAGCGTAAGCGCCACCGCGTAACTAATCTTATAGCTAATCCCCAACCGATTCAGACTGGATGCAAACAAACTCGGATTGGTTGTCATAATGAACACCAATGCAAGCGGAACCGTGCAGACGTACTTTAAGGTCACGTTTAACAGGTAAAATAGTTCTTGCGTCGTTACCGTAAAATAACCAGCCGAAATGATCACCGTTTTAGCTCCATAAAGATGCACTCCATATTGGGGTGAAAAAACGAAAACCAGGATCACGTTCAAAATTGAGAAAAAGGCAATAAACTTCACCACAAACGCCACCTGTCGCCACTTTAAGTGGGACCACTTAAAAATTAAAAGCGACAAAATGGCCACTAAAACCAAAAAGCGCGTGTCAAAAGTCGTCATGCAGGCCACCGACACAATCAAGAAAAAGAGAAGCTTCGCAGCTGCGTTAATCCGGTAGATAAACGTGGTGCCAGGATGATACCCTAACGTATTGGCCTCATTCATGCTGTTTCCCCCTCTCCTTTAATGCCATCATCAGCTCCGCTTCGGTAGTGCCAGCTTGCTTAGCTAACGTAGCCAAACTGGTAGAACAAAGGTGCGCAGCGTTCATCAACTCGGGTTGCTGTAATAATTGGTTAGGTGTGACGTCAGCTGCTAATTTCCCATCGTTCACCACTAACACCCGGTTACTATACTGGGCCATCAGTTCTAAATCATGTGTAATTAACATGATGGTAATTCCTTGTTGGTGTAATTGTTCCAAAAAGGTCATGATTTCCGTGTAGGTTTGCCAATCCTGTCCAGCTGTGGGTTCATCCAAAATTAAGAGCTGCGGATGTAACACCAAAATTGCGGCAATCGTCACCCGTTTTCGTTGCCCAAAACTCAACGCACTGAGCGGCCAATTCCGAAATGGGTATAATCCACAAATCTGTAAGACGTCGTTTACTTGAGTTTCAATGTGCTCTACCTGCCGTAACCGTAGTCCCAGAGCCACTTCCGCAAAAACCGTTTTTTGTGACAACATTTGGTTCGGGTCCTGCATCACGTACCCGATGTGGTCCGCAATTTCCTTAATGGAAGCCGTTGCCAATGACTTATCCTGCCACGTAATCGTCCCCGTGCCGCGCAAAAAACCACAAATCAACTTCATCAAAGTCGATTTTCCGGCTCCGTTTTGTCCGACCACACTAATAAAATCCCCTTGGTAGATGGTGCAATTTACTCCAGCTAGGGTCGCGTGATTCTTGTTGGGATACTGAAAGCCAACGTTTTGTAGTTCCAGTAATGCGGAACCCTCAGGCTTCGAATGTGCTTGCTGAACCGCTCCTTCACTCCACCGTCGAATTTGCCCTAATTCCGCCGGCGTTAATTCTAATTGCTGGACGTGATCTAAATGCGGTTGCCGTTGCACGTCGATTCCGGCGGCCTTTAACACCCGCACGTAGAGTGGCGGTTCGATGCCATTTTCTTCTAAGCGTTCTGTTTTTAACAATGTGTCCAGATCAGAATCGCTAACTACCCGACCTTCACTGAGCACGATGGCATGATCAAAAGCGGCGGAGGAGACTAAATCTAAGCGGTGTTCGATCATCACGAGGGTAAACCCGAGTTCTGCTTGTAACTTGGTTACCAGTGCCAAAATTTCGTGACTAGCAACGGGATCTAGGTTTGCAAGGGGTTCGTCTAGTAATAAAATCGGTGCTTGGTTGACTAAAACTCCGGCTAACGAAACCTTTTGCTTTTGGCCTCCCGAGAGTGACTGCGGCGACTGGTTTAGCAATCCCTTAATCTGCAGGCGATTAGCCCATTCGGCCACCACCTGCTTCATTTGGGCTTGGGGCATGGCGTCGTTTTCTAGCATAAAAGCGATGTCTTCCGCAGCGGTTAAACCTGTAAATTGACTGTCTGGGTCCTGCAAAACCGTCGAAACTGAAAAGGAAAGGTCAAACAATGACATGCCTCCAACCGGATGGCCGGCAATTTGCCCGGTTCCCGTTATATCGCCAGGATCTTCCTCTGGAATTAAGCCATTAATACACTTAGCCAGGGTTGATTTACCACTTCCGGAGGGACCTAAAATTAATAGTTTTTCGCCAGGGTGAACGGCGAGCTTTACGTTCGTCAGGTTAGCTTCCGCCTGACTGTTATATTTAAACGAAAAATCACTAAATTCGATGATTGGTTCAGTCATAAGCTCCTACTCTTTTCGTAAACTATCCTTGCGGACCCGAGTAGCGGCGTAGGCTTTAATCAAAATGGTGCCCAAGATTCCCACGGAGATACTGTCCAAGGTTCCAGATAACAAACCCTGCACGTAAACCTTACTAGCGGGTTCACTGTAAATTAAGATGTCTAAGGTTGGAGCTACAAACGCCCATAGAACGTAGTTGGTCACAATTTGAATCAGATTAAACCACACAGCGTCTTTCCAACCAAAGATTCCTTGGTTCACCTTGAAGTACTTACCAAAAAATCCAATCACGAGCCCAAATAAGGCGGAACAGAGCACCCAACTCCACCACGGGTTTCCAAACATCATAAAATCGTTTAAGGCGTGCCCAATGAATCCGACCGAAAAACCGACCACTGGTCCATAAATCAACGCAAAGAGGGCCAAAAAGGCGTAGGTTGTCGCTAAATTAGTGTTAGGAAATCCGGTCGGAATGGAAGCAAACCGATCCAAAATCACGAAAATGGCGGCCCCAATTCCAATGGCGACCACTTTTTTTACCGATAAACTTTTCATTAGCAAAACTCTCCTTTTAATTCTTGTCGATGCCTCTTATTATACGGTTAATTCTGGATTATCTCAATCTGTTTTGTAAAATGGTTCGGCTTTAATCCCAATTCTTCAAACTTTTTCGAACTAAAAACGCAGGGGCCTAAATTTAATTAGGCCCCTGCGTTTGTTGGGGTTAATTTTTCCAACCGTGATTTTTTAAGTCAA
This genomic stretch from Fructilactobacillus carniphilus harbors:
- a CDS encoding ECF-type riboflavin transporter substrate-binding protein — its product is MKSLSVKKVVAIGIGAAIFVILDRFASIPTGFPNTNLATTYAFLALFALIYGPVVGFSVGFIGHALNDFMMFGNPWWSWVLCSALFGLVIGFFGKYFKVNQGIFGWKDAVWFNLIQIVTNYVLWAFVAPTLDILIYSEPASKVYVQGLLSGTLDSISVGILGTILIKAYAATRVRKDSLRKE
- the adhP gene encoding alcohol dehydrogenase AdhP, which gives rise to MKAAVVRPNSDGYVDVKDVQLRPIEDHEALVKIEYCGLCHTDLHVAAGDFGEVPGRIIGHEGVGKVIQVGKDVDNLKVGDRVSIAWFYSADGTCRYCVTGNETLCRNVKNAGFSVDGAMAEECIVDAKYAVKVPDGLDPIQATSLTCAGVTTYKALKEGDTKPGDWVEIVGAGGLGNLAVQLAKHVFGARVVVTDGDPDKLEAAKENGADVVINRHDDDATEQIIKATDGGVDASIVTAVSAAAFTNAVNALAPNGTLVAVALPKGDMALNIDKTVLDGIKVAGSLVGTREDLRETFQFGAAGEVEPIVRTDKLENINHVIDDMKAGKIVGRVVFDFTGATV
- a CDS encoding ABC transporter ATP-binding protein, which gives rise to MTEPIIEFSDFSFKYNSQAEANLTNVKLAVHPGEKLLILGPSGSGKSTLAKCINGLIPEEDPGDITGTGQIAGHPVGGMSLFDLSFSVSTVLQDPDSQFTGLTAAEDIAFMLENDAMPQAQMKQVVAEWANRLQIKGLLNQSPQSLSGGQKQKVSLAGVLVNQAPILLLDEPLANLDPVASHEILALVTKLQAELGFTLVMIEHRLDLVSSAAFDHAIVLSEGRVVSDSDLDTLLKTERLEENGIEPPLYVRVLKAAGIDVQRQPHLDHVQQLELTPAELGQIRRWSEGAVQQAHSKPEGSALLELQNVGFQYPNKNHATLAGVNCTIYQGDFISVVGQNGAGKSTLMKLICGFLRGTGTITWQDKSLATASIKEIADHIGYVMQDPNQMLSQKTVFAEVALGLRLRQVEHIETQVNDVLQICGLYPFRNWPLSALSFGQRKRVTIAAILVLHPQLLILDEPTAGQDWQTYTEIMTFLEQLHQQGITIMLITHDLELMAQYSNRVLVVNDGKLAADVTPNQLLQQPELMNAAHLCSTSLATLAKQAGTTEAELMMALKERGKQHE
- a CDS encoding energy-coupling factor transporter transmembrane component T family protein, which produces MNEANTLGYHPGTTFIYRINAAAKLLFFLIVSVACMTTFDTRFLVLVAILSLLIFKWSHLKWRQVAFVVKFIAFFSILNVILVFVFSPQYGVHLYGAKTVIISAGYFTVTTQELFYLLNVTLKYVCTVPLALVFIMTTNPSLFASSLNRLGISYKISYAVALTLRYIPDVQREFGDIKDAQQARGSELSSKGKLTTRLHGIINIIIPLILSSFENIDRISTAMQLRRFGSKKKRTWYTAQPFRGTDALVLGLAILLLMITILLFQVNHGRFYNPFQ